One window of Lacerta agilis isolate rLacAgi1 chromosome 14, rLacAgi1.pri, whole genome shotgun sequence genomic DNA carries:
- the LOC117058117 gene encoding histone H2B 1/2/3/4/6-like produces MPEPAKSAPAAKKGSKKAVTKTQKKGDKKRKKSRKESYSIYVYKVLKQVHPDTGISSKAMSIMNSFVNDIFERIAAEASRLAHYNKRSTITSREIQTAVRLLLPGELAKHAVSEGTKAVTKYTSSK; encoded by the coding sequence ATGCCTGAGCCAGCCAAATCTGCTCCCGCGGCCAAGAAGGGCTCCAAGAAGGCCGTCACCAAGACTCAGAAGAAGGGCGACAAGAAGCGCAAGAAGAGCCGCAAGGAGAGCTACTCCATCTACGTCTACAAGGTGCTCAAGCAGGTCCACCCGGACACGGGCATCTCCTCCAAGGCCATGAGCATCATGAACTCCTTCGTCAACGACATCTTCGAGCGCATCGCGGCCGAGGCTTCCCGCCTGGCGCATTACAACAAGCGCTCCACCATCACCTCCCGGGAGATCCAGACCGCCGTGAGACTCCTGCTGCCCGGAGAGCTGGCCAAGCACGCCGTCTCCGAGGGCACCAAGGCCGTCACCAAGTACACCAGCTCCAAGTGA
- the LOC117058108 gene encoding histone H2A type 2-C-like, translated as MSGRGKQGGKARAKAKTRSSRAGLQFPVGRVHRLLRKGNYAERVGAGAPVYLAAVLEYLTAEILELAGNAARDNKKTRIIPRHLQLAIRNDEELNKLLGKVTIAQGGVLPNIQAVLLPKKTESHKAKGK; from the coding sequence ATGTCTGGACGTGGAAAGCAAGGAGGCAAGGCTCGGGCCAAGGCAAAGACTCGCTCTTCCCGCGCTGGGCTCCAGTTCCCCGTTGGTCGTGTGCACCGTCTTCTGCGCAAAGGGAATTACGCAGAGCGCGTCGGAGCCGGAGCGCCCGTCTACTTGGCTGCTGTGCTGGAGTACCTGACTGCTGAGATCCTGGAGTTGGCCGGAAACGCTGCACGGGACAACAAGAAGACCAGGATCATCCCTCGCCACTTGCAGCTCGCCATCCGCAACGACGAGGAGCTGAACAAGCTACTGGGCAAAGTCACCATTGCTCAAGGAGGCGTCCTCCCCAACATCCAGGCTGTGCTGTTGCCCAAGAAAACCGAGAGCCACAAGGCCAAAGGAAAATAG